One Pseudomonas tolaasii NCPPB 2192 genomic window carries:
- a CDS encoding DNA adenine methylase translates to MSTPIIPWMGGKRRLADRLIPLFPPHECYVEVFAGGAALYFMRPQAAPVEVLNDINGDLVTLYRVVQNHLEEFVRQFKWALSSRQVFEWQKMTRPETLTDIQRAARFFYLQHHAFAGKVSGQTFGTATTGPAINLLRIEENLSAAWQRLSGTYVENLGWLECAERYDRPHTFHYMDPPYWQTAGYGVDFPFENYERMADFMRRCKGKVMVSINDHPDIRRVFDGFHFEMVDIRYSTANQRQGKTEVSGELVIMNWEPNALGGLF, encoded by the coding sequence ATGAGCACACCAATTATCCCGTGGATGGGCGGCAAACGTCGCCTGGCAGATCGCCTTATTCCGCTGTTTCCACCTCACGAATGTTACGTCGAGGTCTTTGCCGGCGGCGCCGCGCTTTACTTTATGCGGCCCCAGGCTGCGCCGGTTGAAGTCCTCAATGACATCAACGGCGATCTTGTGACGCTGTACCGCGTGGTGCAGAACCACCTGGAGGAGTTTGTGCGCCAGTTCAAGTGGGCGCTCAGCTCCCGCCAAGTGTTCGAATGGCAGAAGATGACCAGGCCGGAAACACTCACCGACATCCAGCGGGCTGCGAGGTTTTTCTACCTGCAGCACCATGCATTCGCCGGAAAGGTCAGCGGGCAGACCTTCGGTACCGCCACCACTGGCCCAGCTATCAACCTGTTGCGGATCGAGGAGAACCTGTCTGCAGCTTGGCAACGGTTGTCTGGCACCTATGTCGAGAACCTAGGCTGGCTTGAATGCGCCGAACGCTACGACCGGCCGCACACCTTCCATTACATGGACCCGCCTTACTGGCAGACCGCTGGATATGGCGTTGACTTTCCTTTTGAAAACTACGAGCGGATGGCCGACTTCATGCGCCGCTGCAAGGGGAAAGTGATGGTCAGCATCAACGACCACCCGGATATTCGTCGTGTGTTTGACGGGTTTCACTTCGAGATGGTGGATATTCGATACAGCACGGCGAATCAGCGGCAGGGGAAAACCGAGGTGAGCGGGGAGCTGGTCATCATGAATTGGGAACCCAATGCACTGGGTGGTCTGTTCTAA
- a CDS encoding SOS response-associated peptidase family protein produces the protein MCGRLSQYRGIHDFVAALSMPNALANSVGDQPIERYNVAPTTHVALLHQQGELLHADTVRWGWRPHWAKDRAAPINARVEKVAHGPFFRAIWPHRAITPIDNWFEWVDEGGPKKQPYLIRRRDGAPILCAAIGQLPDADEGPGEHDGFVIITADSAGGMVDIHDRRPVVLTPDLAREWLNPATPKERAEQMVLHQGEPAESFEWFKVSTAVGNVRNKEASLIDPVL, from the coding sequence ATGTGCGGAAGACTGTCGCAGTACCGGGGAATCCACGACTTTGTCGCGGCGCTGAGCATGCCCAATGCCCTGGCAAACTCGGTGGGTGATCAGCCGATCGAGCGGTACAACGTCGCCCCAACGACTCACGTGGCGTTACTGCACCAGCAGGGTGAGTTGCTGCACGCCGATACCGTGCGGTGGGGATGGCGCCCGCATTGGGCGAAAGACCGCGCCGCGCCCATCAACGCACGCGTCGAAAAGGTAGCCCACGGCCCGTTCTTCAGGGCGATCTGGCCACACCGTGCGATCACACCCATCGACAACTGGTTCGAGTGGGTGGATGAAGGCGGACCGAAGAAACAGCCTTATCTGATCCGCAGGCGGGACGGCGCGCCGATCTTGTGCGCAGCTATTGGTCAACTACCAGACGCAGATGAAGGCCCAGGAGAGCATGACGGCTTTGTGATCATCACCGCGGATAGCGCTGGTGGTATGGTGGACATCCATGACAGAAGGCCCGTGGTACTCACACCGGACCTCGCCCGCGAATGGCTGAACCCAGCAACGCCGAAGGAGCGCGCCGAGCAGATGGTGTTGCACCAGGGCGAGCCGGCCGAGTCCTTTGAATGGTTCAAGGTCAGCACCGCCGTGGGCAACGTAAGAAACAAGGAAGCCAGTTTGATCGATCCGGTTCTTTAG